A single region of the Marinobacter salinus genome encodes:
- the truD gene encoding tRNA pseudouridine(13) synthase TruD, whose translation MSSTTSPSDRWRLDWPTSGGGRVASAKLKSGPEDFQVDEDLGLEGFFGNSDLTSIPGDGEHLCLRLEKRGDNTEYVARELATLSGCRSFDIGFCGLKDRHAVTRQWFSLYRPGLAAEDAAFIDKISGRWPVLSACRYSRKLRRGDHRGNRFIITLRDIAGDKASVEAALDHLKEQGAPNYFGPQRFGIAGANLDRAAAMGPDAMDQRGRSGGRGRKGKNRAGREGSKNVLYFSAARSWLFNEVLALRVEQGSWLTPINGEPGLAGNELEVTGPLWGDGGTSAGGVQAELEQGVVDQAPALVRLFSTTRMKPERRPLAVRPAELAWEWQADGNLTLAFFLAPGQYATTILGDIFELEDMSLGQHNN comes from the coding sequence GTGAGTAGCACGACTTCACCCTCCGACCGTTGGCGACTGGACTGGCCCACCTCAGGAGGTGGCCGGGTTGCCAGCGCAAAGTTGAAGTCAGGCCCGGAAGACTTCCAGGTGGATGAGGACCTTGGTCTGGAAGGATTCTTCGGGAATTCGGATTTAACATCGATTCCCGGTGACGGGGAGCACCTTTGCCTCCGGCTGGAGAAGCGTGGTGATAACACCGAGTATGTTGCCCGAGAGTTGGCGACGCTGTCGGGATGCCGGTCCTTCGACATTGGTTTTTGTGGCCTGAAAGACCGCCACGCCGTGACCCGGCAGTGGTTCAGCCTTTACCGTCCCGGACTGGCGGCAGAGGATGCCGCTTTTATTGATAAAATTTCCGGGCGTTGGCCAGTACTTTCTGCGTGCCGGTACAGTCGCAAACTCCGTCGAGGGGACCATCGTGGAAACCGCTTTATCATTACCCTTCGGGATATTGCCGGTGACAAGGCGAGTGTCGAGGCGGCTCTGGATCACTTGAAAGAACAGGGGGCTCCCAATTATTTCGGTCCGCAGCGATTTGGCATAGCCGGGGCCAACCTTGACCGTGCAGCGGCGATGGGCCCTGACGCCATGGATCAACGGGGACGCTCAGGTGGTCGCGGTCGCAAAGGCAAAAACCGCGCTGGCAGAGAGGGCTCTAAAAACGTATTGTACTTTTCGGCGGCACGTTCCTGGCTATTTAACGAAGTCCTGGCGCTCAGGGTGGAACAGGGTAGCTGGTTGACGCCCATTAACGGCGAGCCCGGGCTTGCTGGTAATGAATTGGAGGTAACCGGCCCGCTCTGGGGTGACGGTGGCACCAGTGCTGGCGGAGTTCAGGCAGAACTGGAGCAGGGCGTTGTCGACCAGGCGCCAGCGCTTGTCCGGCTGTTTTCGACGACCCGCATGAAGCCGGAACGCCGGCCATTGGCGGTGCGGCCGGCGGAGCTGGCCTGGGAATGGCAGGCTGATGGCAACCTGACACTGGCGTTTTTCCTGGCACCTGGCCAGTACGCAACCACCATTCTGGGCGATATTTTTGAGCTTGAGGATATGAGCCTCGGCCAACATAACAATTGA
- a CDS encoding electron transport complex subunit E, whose translation MATKTSREIIRDGLWTNNPALVQVLGLCPLLAVTSTVVNAVGLGLATTMVLMGSNLAVSLIRNFVSESVRLPAFVMIIASFVTCAELLMQAFTYELYQILGIFIPLIVTNCAILGRADAFASRNAPGPALLDGAMMGLGFLSVLIVLGGMRELFGQGTLFVDMNLLLGPMAADWVLRPFENYPNMLFMVLPPGAFIGLGLLIALKNRVDHHLAERQKVEEPMPVAPGNKRVRVTGNVS comes from the coding sequence ATGGCCACTAAAACTTCCAGAGAAATCATACGCGACGGGCTGTGGACCAATAACCCGGCCCTGGTTCAGGTACTCGGACTTTGTCCTCTGCTCGCCGTGACCAGCACTGTTGTCAATGCTGTTGGCCTTGGCCTTGCGACAACGATGGTTCTTATGGGGTCGAATCTCGCCGTGTCGCTGATCCGGAACTTTGTCAGTGAGTCCGTCCGGCTGCCGGCTTTCGTGATGATCATCGCCTCCTTCGTAACCTGTGCCGAATTATTGATGCAGGCGTTTACCTATGAGCTTTACCAGATTCTGGGCATTTTTATTCCGCTGATTGTGACTAACTGTGCCATCCTGGGTCGAGCCGATGCATTCGCTTCACGAAATGCCCCCGGCCCGGCGTTGCTGGATGGTGCGATGATGGGACTGGGCTTCCTGTCGGTACTCATTGTGCTCGGCGGCATGCGTGAGCTTTTTGGTCAGGGTACCCTGTTTGTGGACATGAACCTGTTACTTGGCCCCATGGCTGCTGACTGGGTGTTACGCCCGTTCGAGAACTATCCCAACATGCTGTTCATGGTTCTGCCGCCCGGAGCTTTTATTGGGCTTGGGCTGCTCATCGCGCTCAAAAACCGTGTTGATCATCATCTGGCAGAGCGTCAAAAAGTCGAAGAGCCAATGCCCGTTGCACCCGGAAACAAGCGGGTGCGTGTCACTGGCAATGTTTCCTGA
- the ispD gene encoding 2-C-methyl-D-erythritol 4-phosphate cytidylyltransferase, whose amino-acid sequence MTSPRLWLIVPAAGIGKRMQAECPKQYLRINNRYILDLTLSRLLDSARFAGCMVALNAADHWWQDADASKDSRVQTCTGGAERGDSVLSALHALAEQVEDNDWVLVHDAARPCVHSDDLTRLVDTVLGHPVGGLLAAPVADTIKVADGTPPEVVKTMDRRQLWRALTPQMFRYSMLVDALEQALASGHPVTDESSAMEFSGNMPVLVEGRSDNIKITVPADLDLAGFILNRF is encoded by the coding sequence ATGACTTCTCCCCGATTATGGCTAATAGTCCCTGCGGCCGGCATAGGCAAGCGTATGCAGGCCGAGTGCCCGAAACAATACCTTCGTATCAACAACCGTTATATTCTGGACCTCACACTGTCACGGTTGCTGGACTCTGCCCGCTTCGCCGGTTGCATGGTTGCCCTCAACGCTGCCGATCACTGGTGGCAGGATGCCGATGCCAGCAAGGATAGCCGTGTTCAAACCTGCACCGGTGGCGCCGAGCGCGGCGATTCGGTCCTTTCCGCCCTCCATGCCCTTGCCGAACAGGTAGAGGATAATGACTGGGTATTGGTGCACGATGCGGCACGTCCTTGTGTTCATTCCGACGACTTGACCCGTCTGGTGGACACTGTGCTGGGCCATCCGGTTGGAGGGCTTCTGGCTGCGCCGGTCGCTGACACGATCAAGGTAGCGGATGGAACTCCCCCTGAGGTCGTCAAAACGATGGACAGGCGTCAGCTTTGGCGGGCTTTGACGCCTCAGATGTTCCGTTATTCCATGCTCGTTGATGCACTGGAGCAGGCCCTGGCGAGTGGCCACCCGGTGACCGATGAGTCCTCTGCCATGGAGTTTTCCGGTAACATGCCGGTTCTGGTGGAAGGTCGGTCGGATAATATCAAGATCACCGTCCCGGCTGACCTGGACCTTGCTGGGTTTATTCTCAATCGGTTCTGA
- a CDS encoding chalcone isomerase family protein: MKKALSTCFASLIITAALAAPASAMTVEGVDVPDTYSVMDTKLKLNGAGTRSKWFMDLYVGGLYVPDTVGDGEAVINADEPQAITLHIISGMITSDRMSEATLEGFEASTDGDMAAIQADVDRFMDVFKAEINEGDVFDLVYLPGEGVKVLKNGELKDTVGDLAFKKALFGIWLSDKPAQEDLKEKMLGQR, from the coding sequence ATGAAGAAGGCTCTCTCAACCTGTTTTGCCTCTCTGATAATAACGGCGGCTCTGGCTGCCCCGGCCTCCGCAATGACTGTGGAGGGCGTTGATGTACCTGACACCTATTCCGTCATGGACACCAAGCTCAAGCTTAACGGTGCTGGCACCCGCTCAAAATGGTTTATGGACCTGTACGTGGGCGGCCTCTATGTGCCTGACACCGTAGGTGATGGAGAAGCGGTGATCAATGCGGATGAGCCCCAGGCAATTACCCTGCATATCATCTCCGGGATGATCACCAGTGATCGTATGAGCGAAGCAACTTTGGAAGGTTTTGAAGCTTCTACAGACGGCGACATGGCAGCAATTCAGGCTGATGTTGATCGGTTTATGGATGTCTTCAAGGCAGAGATCAACGAAGGCGATGTCTTCGATCTGGTGTACCTGCCAGGCGAAGGCGTAAAAGTGCTCAAGAATGGCGAACTGAAGGATACCGTTGGTGACCTGGCGTTTAAAAAGGCCTTGTTCGGTATCTGGCTCTCGGACAAGCCGGCCCAGGAAGATCTTAAAGAGAAGATGTTGGGGCAGCGATAA
- a CDS encoding protein-L-isoaspartate(D-aspartate) O-methyltransferase, which yields MSAELQGIGMTSRRTRMRLVQRLRDAGIQSDRVLDIIGEVPRHIFLDEALSHRAYEETSLPIGHGQTLSQPYIVARMTELMLAHSPSRVLELGTGSGYQTAILSRLFDEIYSVERIKPLQDRARDRLRQLKSRNVLLKHADGGMGWPDRGPFDGIIVTAAPIEVPAELLAQLRDGGVLIAPVGEENQILVEVTRRGDRFDHKELEPVRFVPLLGGVVR from the coding sequence ATGAGTGCCGAACTTCAGGGCATTGGCATGACTTCCAGACGCACAAGAATGCGCCTTGTTCAGCGTCTTCGGGATGCTGGAATCCAGTCAGACCGGGTGCTGGACATCATCGGAGAGGTGCCCAGGCATATCTTTCTCGACGAGGCCCTTTCCCATAGAGCTTATGAAGAGACATCCCTGCCCATCGGACATGGCCAGACTCTGTCCCAGCCCTATATTGTTGCCCGAATGACCGAACTGATGCTCGCGCACTCGCCCTCCCGTGTACTGGAACTCGGTACCGGGTCCGGTTATCAGACTGCGATTCTGTCGCGCCTGTTTGATGAGATATACAGTGTTGAGCGGATCAAGCCGTTACAGGACCGTGCCAGAGACCGGTTGCGCCAGCTCAAATCCCGAAACGTGCTGCTTAAGCATGCGGATGGCGGTATGGGGTGGCCCGATCGCGGCCCTTTCGACGGAATCATCGTGACGGCAGCACCCATAGAGGTGCCTGCCGAGCTGCTGGCGCAGCTGCGTGATGGTGGCGTTCTGATTGCTCCTGTCGGAGAGGAAAACCAGATCCTCGTGGAAGTCACGAGGAGGGGAGACCGGTTCGATCATAAGGAGCTGGAACCGGTGCGTTTTGTGCCCCTTCTGGGCGGAGTGGTCCGTTGA
- the ispF gene encoding 2-C-methyl-D-erythritol 2,4-cyclodiphosphate synthase, translating to MRIGQGFDVHAFCEGDAVILGGVSIPHSQGLKAHSDGDVLLHALADALLGALALGDIGHFFPDTSDEWAGADSRDLLRRTVARVQDEGYAVVNIDSTIIAQVPKMAPHIEGMRLNIAEDLGIPPNRVSVKATTTERLGFTGREEGIACQAICLMEPVAS from the coding sequence ATGCGAATTGGTCAGGGCTTTGATGTCCACGCCTTTTGTGAAGGTGATGCAGTAATCCTTGGTGGTGTTTCAATCCCTCACAGCCAGGGCCTGAAAGCCCATTCCGATGGTGACGTGCTGCTGCACGCTTTGGCGGACGCCCTTCTGGGAGCGTTGGCGCTGGGCGATATCGGGCACTTTTTCCCGGACACCAGCGATGAGTGGGCGGGTGCCGACAGCCGCGACTTGCTGCGGAGGACTGTGGCCAGGGTGCAGGATGAAGGCTATGCAGTGGTCAATATCGATAGCACCATCATTGCTCAGGTACCGAAAATGGCTCCTCATATCGAAGGCATGCGACTGAACATTGCCGAAGATCTCGGAATTCCGCCGAATCGTGTAAGTGTCAAGGCGACGACCACCGAGAGACTTGGTTTTACGGGGCGGGAAGAAGGCATTGCCTGCCAGGCTATTTGTCTCATGGAGCCAGTTGCTTCGTGA
- a CDS encoding peptidoglycan DD-metalloendopeptidase family protein has protein sequence MKRSLLVVLLGGLLLTGCNTSALYQDDLYNPPVYWGRHVVQPGETLYSIAWRYGRDYRELGSANGIGPPWSLKAGQVLRLDLRGTVATRPDQDAGRTATAPRRAASRAVPPVQTPSSASKPAVTYRSDKGVPAISKTQTVARVNWRWPHIGTVIAGYSTSGKVNKGIDIAGKAGDAVRAAASGNVVYAGNGLLGYGNLVIVNHNEHYLSAYAHNRKILVQEGEDVKAGQVIAELGSSGAERPVLHFEIRKNGNPVNPAHYLPPR, from the coding sequence ATCAAGCGTAGCCTGCTTGTGGTGCTGCTTGGCGGGCTGCTCCTGACTGGCTGTAATACCTCCGCCCTCTACCAGGACGACCTCTATAATCCGCCAGTTTACTGGGGGCGCCACGTGGTTCAGCCAGGTGAGACCCTGTACAGCATTGCGTGGCGTTACGGGCGTGACTACCGGGAACTGGGTAGCGCCAACGGCATTGGTCCCCCATGGAGCCTCAAAGCTGGACAGGTGCTTCGCCTGGACCTTCGCGGGACCGTAGCTACCCGTCCGGATCAGGACGCGGGCAGGACTGCGACCGCACCCCGACGCGCAGCGTCCCGTGCGGTTCCGCCGGTGCAGACACCGTCATCGGCATCGAAGCCGGCAGTTACGTATAGGTCTGACAAAGGGGTGCCGGCCATTTCGAAGACCCAAACGGTAGCACGAGTGAATTGGCGCTGGCCTCACATTGGCACCGTAATTGCTGGATATTCAACATCCGGAAAAGTCAATAAAGGTATTGATATTGCCGGGAAAGCCGGGGATGCTGTGAGAGCGGCGGCCAGTGGAAATGTGGTATACGCCGGCAACGGTTTGTTAGGGTATGGAAACCTGGTTATCGTAAATCATAATGAGCACTATTTGAGTGCTTATGCTCATAACCGGAAGATTCTGGTGCAGGAAGGGGAGGATGTGAAAGCCGGTCAGGTGATCGCAGAGCTCGGTAGCAGTGGCGCTGAACGACCCGTATTGCATTTTGAAATTCGAAAAAATGGCAATCCGGTTAATCCCGCCCATTATCTGCCGCCGCGCTAG
- a CDS encoding DUF368 domain-containing protein, whose protein sequence is MTDENRVHQGITYARPHHPAAVFVRGMAMGAADIVPGVSGGTIAFITGIYFRLLEAINEVPVAIFRDLARRRLRAFWQAIDGTFLVCLLAGILTSIVTLASAISYVLAEHPILIWSFFFGLIVASVWHVGRQVKHYRYSLVAPLFAGAVLAWWITTLSANELEPGSAAFFGAGALAICAMILPGISGSFILVIIGMYAPVLAAIKSIDISILLLFMAGCVVGLLSIARLITWAFHHFHDVVLAVLTGFMVGALNKVWPWKEVLSWRTNSSGEQVPLNEISVTPFTFSDLTGQDPQILTAILMAVFGFCVVLLVEWIGTRHQGRPLSAPGQ, encoded by the coding sequence ATGACTGATGAGAATCGGGTGCATCAGGGCATAACCTATGCCCGTCCACATCATCCTGCGGCGGTCTTTGTCCGCGGCATGGCGATGGGTGCGGCCGATATTGTTCCGGGCGTATCCGGTGGCACCATAGCCTTTATTACCGGCATCTATTTTCGTTTGCTTGAGGCCATCAATGAGGTTCCAGTCGCCATTTTCCGTGATCTCGCCCGGCGGCGGCTGCGAGCATTCTGGCAAGCAATCGACGGTACCTTCCTGGTATGCCTGCTGGCCGGTATCCTGACCAGTATTGTTACCCTGGCGTCGGCAATCAGTTATGTGCTGGCGGAACATCCTATCCTGATCTGGAGCTTTTTCTTCGGCCTCATCGTGGCGTCTGTCTGGCATGTCGGTCGTCAGGTTAAGCATTACCGTTATTCGCTGGTGGCGCCACTTTTCGCCGGTGCTGTGTTGGCATGGTGGATCACTACGCTGTCTGCCAATGAGTTGGAGCCGGGCAGCGCAGCCTTTTTTGGCGCAGGTGCCCTGGCAATCTGCGCCATGATTCTCCCTGGGATTTCAGGCAGTTTCATCCTCGTAATCATTGGCATGTATGCTCCGGTACTCGCGGCTATCAAGAGCATTGATATCAGCATTTTGCTCCTGTTCATGGCTGGGTGTGTGGTTGGCCTGCTGTCCATCGCTCGCCTGATTACCTGGGCGTTCCATCATTTTCATGATGTCGTGCTGGCGGTTCTTACGGGGTTTATGGTTGGGGCTCTTAACAAGGTCTGGCCCTGGAAAGAGGTTCTGAGCTGGCGAACAAACAGTTCCGGTGAGCAGGTCCCGCTGAATGAAATCAGCGTCACCCCTTTCACGTTTTCGGACCTGACCGGGCAGGACCCCCAGATTCTGACTGCAATTCTGATGGCAGTGTTTGGTTTTTGTGTGGTGTTGTTGGTCGAGTGGATTGGTACTCGTCATCAGGGCCGCCCCCTGTCCGCGCCTGGCCAGTGA
- the rpoS gene encoding RNA polymerase sigma factor RpoS produces MSAEQEGIIIDRVEDVEESETQLLAEEKVEKNSADEMEEDIPSKGRYFTSQKQLDATQLYLNEIGFSPLLTPEEEVYFARLARKGEDSGRKRMIESNLRLVVKIARRYVNRGLTLLDLIEEGNLGLIRAVEKFDPERGFRFSTYATWWIRQTIERAIMNQTRTIRLPIHVVKELNLYLRAARELTQKLDHEPSAEEIARMVDKPVSDVKRMLGLNERVASMDTPIGTGGEKSLLDTVADEGASDPADLLQDNNMCSCLEKWIDQLSDKQQEVLSRRFGLRGYPVSTLEEVGQEIGLTRERVRQIQVEALRRLREILEKEGLSGNLLFK; encoded by the coding sequence ATGTCAGCAGAGCAGGAAGGAATCATTATTGACCGGGTCGAGGATGTGGAAGAATCCGAGACTCAACTACTGGCCGAAGAGAAGGTTGAAAAGAATTCAGCCGATGAAATGGAAGAGGATATTCCGTCGAAAGGGCGCTATTTCACGAGCCAGAAACAGCTGGATGCAACTCAGCTTTATCTCAACGAAATTGGTTTTTCACCCCTTCTGACACCGGAAGAAGAGGTTTACTTCGCCCGTCTGGCCCGCAAGGGCGAGGATTCTGGCCGAAAGCGAATGATTGAAAGCAATCTTCGACTGGTGGTCAAGATCGCGAGACGCTACGTCAATCGGGGGCTGACCCTGCTGGATCTGATCGAAGAGGGCAACCTGGGCCTTATCCGCGCGGTTGAGAAGTTTGATCCCGAGCGTGGATTCCGCTTTTCGACCTACGCCACCTGGTGGATCCGGCAAACGATTGAGCGGGCCATCATGAACCAGACCCGGACGATCCGGCTGCCGATTCATGTTGTGAAGGAGTTGAACCTTTACCTCCGTGCAGCTCGTGAGCTGACGCAGAAGCTGGATCATGAGCCGTCTGCCGAAGAGATCGCACGGATGGTTGATAAGCCCGTATCTGATGTGAAGCGAATGCTTGGCCTCAATGAACGGGTTGCCTCGATGGATACCCCGATCGGTACCGGCGGTGAGAAGTCCTTGCTCGACACAGTCGCAGACGAGGGTGCCTCCGATCCTGCGGACCTGTTGCAGGATAACAACATGTGTTCCTGCCTCGAGAAGTGGATTGACCAGCTCAGTGACAAACAGCAGGAAGTGTTATCCCGCCGCTTTGGTCTGAGAGGCTATCCGGTCAGTACGCTGGAGGAGGTGGGGCAGGAGATTGGCCTCACTCGTGAGCGTGTCCGTCAGATCCAGGTAGAAGCCCTGCGTCGTCTGCGGGAAATTCTTGAAAAAGAAGGCTTGTCCGGAAACCTGCTGTTCAAGTGA
- the nth gene encoding endonuclease III, whose amino-acid sequence MNKQKRTEIFTRLRNANPNPETELNYASPFELLIAVILSAQATDVGVNKATDKLFPVANTPEAILALGVDGLKEYIKTIGLFSSKAENVIKTCRILIEKHGSQVPEKREELESLPGVGRKTANVVLNTAFGHMAMAVDTHIFRVANRTGIAPGKNVLEVEKRLMRLVPKEFLLDAHHWLILHGRYICTARKPKCGACPIEDLCEFREKRDYL is encoded by the coding sequence ATGAACAAGCAAAAACGCACTGAAATCTTTACCCGACTGCGGAACGCAAATCCGAACCCTGAAACCGAGCTGAATTACGCCTCACCGTTCGAGTTACTGATTGCGGTCATTCTCTCGGCCCAGGCCACCGATGTGGGTGTCAACAAGGCCACAGACAAGCTCTTCCCTGTGGCCAATACGCCAGAAGCGATTCTGGCGCTGGGTGTGGACGGACTAAAGGAATACATCAAGACCATTGGCCTGTTTAGCAGCAAAGCCGAAAACGTAATCAAGACCTGTCGTATTCTCATTGAAAAACATGGCAGCCAGGTTCCTGAAAAGCGTGAAGAGCTTGAGTCACTGCCCGGTGTCGGACGAAAAACAGCTAATGTGGTTCTCAATACCGCGTTCGGGCACATGGCCATGGCGGTGGACACCCATATTTTCCGGGTCGCAAACCGTACCGGGATCGCGCCAGGGAAAAACGTTCTGGAAGTGGAGAAGCGCTTGATGCGTTTGGTCCCCAAGGAATTCCTGCTAGACGCTCACCACTGGTTGATACTCCACGGCCGTTACATTTGCACCGCGCGTAAACCGAAGTGCGGAGCCTGCCCCATTGAGGACCTGTGTGAGTTCAGGGAAAAGCGGGATTACCTGTAA
- the surE gene encoding 5'/3'-nucleotidase SurE, with amino-acid sequence MRILLSNDDGVHSPGLIALYEGLEGLGDLEVVAPDRDHSGASNSLTLNRPLTVEQHPNGFRSIDGTPTDCVHLAVNGLFREPFDRVVSGINTHANLGDDIIYSGTVAAATEGRHLGLPAIAVSLVNDGHFHYETAARVVRVLLESERPLVLGPRSILNVNVPDVPWDELAGFRVTRLGHRERAEGAVPMTCPRGKERYWIGAAGEGGDAGPGTDFHAVREGYVSITPVHIDMTRHDVLSSLREWVGSLPDSGEGVA; translated from the coding sequence GTGCGTATTCTGTTGTCCAATGATGACGGTGTCCATTCGCCGGGGTTGATAGCCCTTTACGAAGGACTTGAAGGGCTGGGGGACCTGGAAGTGGTTGCTCCGGATAGGGATCATAGCGGGGCCAGCAATTCCCTGACGTTGAATCGTCCCCTGACGGTAGAGCAGCACCCTAACGGATTCCGCTCCATCGACGGTACCCCAACAGACTGTGTGCATCTTGCTGTTAACGGACTGTTCAGAGAGCCTTTCGACCGGGTGGTTTCCGGGATCAATACGCACGCCAATCTCGGTGACGATATCATTTATTCCGGAACCGTCGCTGCCGCGACCGAGGGTCGCCATCTAGGTCTTCCAGCCATTGCGGTATCCCTGGTCAATGATGGTCATTTCCACTATGAAACCGCAGCCCGCGTTGTTCGCGTGCTCCTGGAGAGCGAACGGCCTCTGGTGCTTGGGCCCCGCTCCATACTCAATGTAAACGTACCGGATGTTCCCTGGGATGAACTGGCAGGCTTCCGTGTCACGCGTCTTGGTCACCGCGAGCGTGCGGAGGGTGCTGTGCCCATGACCTGCCCGAGAGGTAAGGAGCGATACTGGATTGGAGCCGCTGGTGAGGGTGGCGATGCGGGTCCGGGAACCGACTTCCATGCGGTGCGCGAAGGCTACGTATCTATAACGCCTGTCCACATTGACATGACCCGCCACGACGTTCTTTCGTCTCTGCGTGAATGGGTGGGCAGTTTGCCGGATAGCGGGGAGGGAGTTGCATGA
- a CDS encoding septum formation initiator family protein, with protein sequence MKLLWAIMVVLILLLQVRLWVGEGSFAQVWALEKSVAEQREENAELSTRNERLYAEVRNLRNEQGAVEERARMNLGLIRENETFFLVVEN encoded by the coding sequence ATGAAATTGCTTTGGGCCATCATGGTAGTGCTGATACTCCTGCTTCAGGTTCGCCTGTGGGTCGGGGAGGGCAGCTTTGCGCAAGTATGGGCCCTGGAGAAATCGGTAGCCGAGCAACGGGAAGAGAACGCGGAGCTGTCTACTCGCAACGAACGGCTTTATGCAGAGGTCCGGAACCTGCGAAATGAGCAGGGCGCCGTGGAAGAGCGAGCCAGAATGAACCTGGGGCTGATTCGCGAGAACGAAACCTTCTTTCTGGTTGTAGAGAATTAA
- the eno gene encoding phosphopyruvate hydratase — protein MTKIANIKGREVLDSRGNPTVEADVILEDGTVGSACAPSGASTGSREALELRDGDASRYLGKGVLKAVEAVNGKIREALVGKDAADQRALDQIMLDLDGTENKANLGANAILAVSLAAAKAAAISLGKPLYAHIADINGTSGKFSMPVPMMNILNGGEHADNNVDIQEFMVQPVSAKSFSEALRVGAEIFHSLKKVLKAQGLNTAVGDEGGFAPNLPSNEAALAVIQEAVEKAGYKLGADVTLALDCASSEFYKDGQYQLSGEGKSFDSEGFSDYLAGLSERYPIVSIEDGMDESDWDGWKVLTDKLGSKIQLVGDDLFVTNTKILKQGIEKGVGNSILIKFNQIGSLSETLDAIKMAQDAGYTAVISHRSGETEDTTIADLAVATCAGQIKTGSLCRSDRVAKYNQLLRIEEALDGKAPYRGLSEIKGQS, from the coding sequence ATGACCAAGATTGCCAACATCAAAGGCCGTGAGGTTCTGGATTCCCGCGGTAACCCTACTGTCGAAGCAGACGTTATTCTCGAAGACGGAACGGTGGGCAGTGCTTGTGCGCCGTCTGGTGCGTCTACCGGTTCCCGGGAAGCCCTGGAACTGCGTGACGGTGACGCTTCCCGTTATCTGGGCAAGGGCGTTCTGAAGGCCGTAGAAGCGGTGAACGGCAAGATCCGCGAGGCGCTGGTAGGAAAAGATGCCGCTGATCAGCGTGCTCTGGATCAGATCATGCTGGATCTCGACGGTACCGAGAACAAGGCCAATCTGGGCGCCAATGCAATCCTGGCAGTTTCCCTCGCTGCGGCCAAGGCGGCGGCTATCTCCCTGGGCAAGCCGTTGTATGCGCACATTGCCGACATCAACGGCACCTCTGGCAAGTTCTCCATGCCGGTGCCGATGATGAACATCCTGAACGGTGGTGAGCACGCGGATAACAACGTTGATATCCAGGAATTCATGGTTCAGCCGGTTTCCGCCAAGAGCTTCTCCGAGGCCCTGCGAGTTGGTGCGGAGATTTTCCATAGCCTGAAAAAAGTGCTGAAGGCCCAGGGTTTGAACACTGCGGTAGGGGATGAAGGTGGCTTTGCTCCAAACCTGCCGTCCAACGAAGCGGCACTGGCGGTGATTCAGGAAGCGGTGGAGAAGGCGGGTTACAAGCTGGGTGCCGACGTGACCTTGGCTCTGGACTGCGCCTCGTCCGAGTTCTATAAGGATGGCCAGTACCAGCTCTCCGGAGAAGGCAAGAGCTTCGACTCTGAAGGTTTTTCCGACTATCTGGCAGGGTTGTCCGAGCGTTATCCGATTGTATCTATCGAAGACGGTATGGATGAAAGCGACTGGGATGGCTGGAAAGTCCTGACCGATAAGCTCGGAAGCAAGATTCAGCTGGTCGGTGATGACCTGTTTGTTACCAACACCAAAATCCTGAAACAGGGTATCGAAAAAGGCGTGGGCAACTCGATTCTTATCAAGTTCAACCAGATTGGTAGCCTGAGCGAAACTCTGGACGCCATCAAGATGGCGCAGGACGCCGGTTACACGGCGGTTATTTCACACCGCTCTGGTGAAACTGAAGATACCACTATTGCGGATCTTGCGGTCGCCACTTGCGCGGGCCAGATCAAGACCGGTTCCCTGTGCCGTTCTGACCGTGTCGCCAAATACAATCAGCTGCTTCGTATTGAAGAAGCTCTGGATGGCAAGGCACCTTACCGCGGTCTGAGCGAGATCAAGGGGCAGAGCTGA